The following proteins are co-located in the Chitinispirillum alkaliphilum genome:
- a CDS encoding Oligopeptide ABC transporter, periplasmic oligopeptide-binding protein OppA: MKKYIGLLVTGYLLSTFSICVSAYGNDRSEGATQFPREQTLYVSGYQKGNPHSFNPLHWLPAWPVCSESRVMYESLLTFNSMTGEHNPLLATLHERTAEYVSVIMNPAARWSDGEALTGADVAFTFGLGLSYWESPISYIRNYLKEVIVDTLEGGEERVTLLVNKQQRNNPLYIVDFLSIIPILPQHIFDSLIEYHGCFSAVQQKLMNHSQVISGPYNLYTVTNEYIALQRRDDYWGNDALFGGRKAAPRYIVHPIYKTDKDGVAALKNGELDVSIKYLPRIWLKRDHGVQTWYDDFPYYVPGSISMFIINATHSALGDRELRRAMAHSIDYDKVKQLGISGYTPDITSGLILPFGEEARYFNQEDVDAYGATLFDPQKARTILEAAGYRSYFSEYRGKPVLDSMVDRSGKRVPTMFIKSNSGWPEFDDIVRIAVTSMREVGIDVREDFVEGHLYWPAMFEGDFDLFAYTPYLFLSATMPWLRFETIFCTYNWNPVGEDMAANFGRFNNPALDSYIPEIDSLLKVIPFIADDDELTEAYRQLNRIFMQEQPTLPLIYRPEDYYQFSTRVWTNFPTESNPYAPPRIPTSGPGRDMLWEIHLAEDAN; encoded by the coding sequence ATGAAAAAATATATTGGGCTTCTGGTAACCGGATACCTGCTCAGCACATTCAGTATATGCGTCAGTGCTTATGGAAATGATCGTTCGGAAGGTGCTACGCAGTTTCCCAGAGAACAGACACTCTACGTTTCGGGATATCAAAAGGGTAACCCGCATTCATTCAATCCGCTGCACTGGCTTCCTGCATGGCCCGTATGCTCTGAGTCCAGAGTTATGTATGAATCACTTCTTACCTTTAATTCCATGACCGGTGAACACAACCCGCTTTTGGCAACTCTTCACGAGAGAACTGCAGAATATGTCTCGGTCATTATGAATCCTGCCGCACGATGGAGTGACGGGGAAGCCTTGACCGGTGCAGATGTCGCTTTTACCTTCGGACTGGGGCTCAGCTACTGGGAATCGCCCATCTCATATATCAGAAACTATCTCAAAGAGGTTATCGTAGACACTCTTGAGGGAGGTGAGGAGCGTGTCACTCTTTTGGTCAACAAGCAGCAGCGCAACAATCCTTTGTATATTGTAGACTTCCTTTCAATTATTCCCATTCTTCCCCAACATATTTTTGACTCTCTTATTGAATATCACGGCTGTTTCTCTGCTGTACAGCAGAAGCTGATGAATCACAGTCAGGTAATCTCCGGGCCCTACAATCTCTATACCGTTACCAATGAGTACATAGCACTTCAGCGGCGCGATGACTACTGGGGGAATGATGCACTCTTCGGAGGGAGAAAGGCAGCTCCCCGATATATTGTTCATCCTATTTACAAAACAGATAAGGATGGGGTTGCAGCTCTGAAAAACGGTGAACTTGATGTTTCGATCAAATATCTCCCCCGCATCTGGCTCAAGAGGGATCACGGTGTTCAGACATGGTATGACGACTTTCCCTACTATGTACCGGGATCAATCTCCATGTTCATCATAAACGCCACCCACAGTGCCCTGGGAGACAGAGAGCTGCGCCGAGCCATGGCACATTCCATCGATTATGATAAAGTCAAGCAGCTTGGCATCTCAGGCTACACCCCTGATATTACCTCAGGTCTTATTCTTCCTTTCGGTGAGGAAGCCCGATATTTTAACCAAGAGGATGTTGATGCCTATGGTGCCACACTTTTTGATCCCCAAAAGGCACGTACCATTCTTGAAGCCGCCGGGTACCGTTCTTATTTCTCCGAGTATCGGGGAAAACCGGTACTTGACTCCATGGTCGACCGAAGCGGGAAACGTGTTCCCACCATGTTCATCAAATCCAATTCCGGCTGGCCTGAATTCGATGATATAGTCCGTATTGCCGTCACTTCCATGCGTGAGGTTGGAATCGATGTGCGTGAGGATTTTGTCGAAGGACACCTTTACTGGCCGGCTATGTTTGAGGGTGATTTCGACCTTTTTGCCTACACTCCCTACTTATTCCTGAGCGCCACCATGCCCTGGCTTAGGTTCGAGACCATCTTCTGCACCTACAACTGGAATCCTGTCGGCGAGGATATGGCTGCAAATTTCGGACGCTTCAACAATCCGGCTCTCGACTCCTACATCCCGGAGATCGACAGCCTGCTAAAAGTGATTCCGTTCATAGCTGATGACGACGAGCTAACAGAGGCTTACCGCCAGCTCAACAGAATTTTCATGCAGGAGCAACCTACACTTCCTCTAATCTACAGACCTGAAGATTACTATCAGTTCAGTACTCGTGTGTGGACAAACTTCCCAACAGAATCAAACCCCTATGCTCCTCCGCGCATTCCCACATCCGGCCCCGGTCGTGATATGCTTTGGGAAATTCACCTGGCCGAGGATGCAAATTAG